In Reinekea thalattae, a genomic segment contains:
- a CDS encoding CvfB family protein, whose amino-acid sequence MAQIGKFNTLEVVSIADFGVYLDGENLDTILLPKRQVPADTEIGDWINVFIYLDSEDRLIATTDKPLVEVGQCALLSVKDVNKFGAFLDWGLPKDLLVPYGEQRKPMEVGQRHVVYLYIDEYTQRITGSAKLSNFLREESHNHQTGDRVDLMVINRTDIGYKVIIDELYLGVVHNMDVLQPLKPGQRLTGYVKQVRDDNKLDIALQLQGQEARDDISARILAELERNGGVLNLGDKSSPEEIYAVFQTSKGNFKKAVGGLLKQQKITAEAKRIVQVKA is encoded by the coding sequence ATGGCACAAATCGGAAAATTCAACACCTTAGAAGTGGTCTCAATCGCAGACTTTGGCGTCTATTTAGATGGCGAGAATCTCGACACCATCCTGTTACCCAAAAGGCAGGTCCCTGCGGACACTGAAATTGGCGACTGGATTAATGTCTTTATCTATTTAGATTCTGAAGACCGCCTTATTGCCACAACCGATAAGCCACTGGTCGAAGTGGGCCAATGTGCTTTGCTAAGCGTCAAAGATGTTAATAAGTTTGGCGCGTTCTTAGACTGGGGCTTACCTAAAGATCTACTGGTGCCGTACGGCGAACAACGTAAGCCGATGGAAGTCGGTCAGCGTCATGTTGTCTACCTTTATATAGACGAATACACCCAACGCATTACAGGCAGCGCCAAGCTGAGCAATTTTTTACGTGAAGAGAGCCATAATCACCAAACCGGTGACCGTGTCGACCTGATGGTGATTAACCGCACAGACATTGGCTACAAAGTCATTATCGATGAGCTTTACCTCGGTGTTGTACACAATATGGATGTACTGCAACCCTTAAAGCCCGGCCAACGTTTAACCGGCTATGTGAAGCAGGTGCGTGATGACAATAAGCTAGACATTGCCCTACAACTGCAAGGCCAAGAAGCTCGCGACGACATCAGTGCTCGTATTTTGGCTGAGCTAGAACGCAACGGCGGGGTATTGAATTTAGGCGACAAAAGCTCTCCTGAAGAAATCTACGCTGTTTTCCAAACCAGTAAGGGCAACTTTAAAAAAGCCGTTGGTGGCTTATTAAAGCAGCAAAAAATCACTGCCGAAGCCAAACGCATCGTACAGGTCAAAGCCTAA
- the rep gene encoding DNA helicase Rep, with protein sequence MANKLNPRQQESVEYISGPLLVLAGAGSGKTSVITQKIAYLIQECGYKAHNIAAVTFTNKAAREMKQRVGKLVKGKQSHGLIVSTFHNLGLNILRKECTSAGLKNNFTLFDDHDSKALIKDITLRAAPNSVDEIDFFKNLISLWKNDLKEPDELRGTTEDALHTLAVEVYAEYNRMLKAYNAVDFDDLIRLPTLLFQSNPEVLAKWQRRIRYLLVDEYQDTNISQYLLVKLLVKENPRFTVVGDDDQSIYSWRGAQPENLAKLQEDFPTLRLVKLEQNYRSTKLILNAANTVIDNNPHVFKKTLWSEMAHGEPIRIVRNGNEEVEAERIANEILHQRLVRKSDYKDFAVLYRGNHQARLLELKLQQNRIPYMINGGTSFFAKAEIKDVMSYLRLLINPDDDAAFLRVINTPRREIGAATLEKLNEYASMRQVSLTIASGEIGLQQHLSARASERLTRFCDWLQNTIKKLHTEENPVLVIREMISDINYEAWLKQDSTSDKMAEKRLANVHILIDGLQSMLERGNEDDDSDLAVGDAIAKLVLRDLMERQEEENDEDAVQLMTLHASKGLEFPYVFMMGLEEDILPHRNSIESGDIEEERRLMYVGITRAQKALTLTYASKRKQFGELIDCTPSRFLDELPADDVTWIGVENGASDSGTDNSNTISSLRALLNS encoded by the coding sequence ATGGCAAACAAACTGAACCCTCGCCAGCAAGAGTCTGTTGAATACATCAGCGGGCCGCTACTGGTATTGGCGGGCGCAGGCTCCGGCAAAACCTCGGTAATCACACAAAAGATCGCTTATCTGATCCAAGAATGTGGTTATAAAGCACATAATATTGCCGCCGTGACCTTTACCAATAAAGCCGCTCGCGAAATGAAGCAGCGGGTTGGTAAGCTGGTAAAGGGCAAACAGTCACACGGGCTGATTGTTTCTACCTTCCATAACCTCGGCCTGAATATTCTGCGCAAAGAATGCACCAGCGCCGGTTTAAAAAATAATTTCACCCTATTTGATGATCACGACTCTAAAGCGCTGATTAAAGACATTACCTTACGCGCGGCGCCCAACTCGGTTGATGAAATCGACTTTTTTAAAAACCTAATCAGCCTTTGGAAGAATGATTTAAAAGAACCCGACGAGCTTCGCGGCACAACCGAAGATGCTTTGCATACCCTTGCAGTTGAAGTCTATGCCGAATACAACCGGATGCTTAAAGCCTACAACGCTGTCGATTTTGATGACCTCATTCGGTTGCCAACACTTTTGTTCCAAAGCAACCCTGAGGTATTAGCGAAATGGCAACGCCGCATTCGATACCTACTGGTCGATGAATATCAGGATACCAACATCTCTCAATACTTGTTGGTGAAACTGCTGGTAAAAGAAAACCCGCGCTTTACCGTTGTTGGCGACGATGACCAATCGATCTATAGCTGGCGTGGCGCTCAGCCAGAAAACCTCGCCAAGCTACAAGAAGACTTCCCAACACTACGACTGGTGAAGCTAGAGCAAAATTACCGCTCAACAAAACTCATTTTGAACGCCGCCAATACCGTGATCGATAACAACCCACACGTATTCAAAAAAACCCTGTGGAGTGAAATGGCGCACGGCGAGCCTATTCGGATTGTTCGTAACGGTAACGAAGAAGTCGAAGCCGAACGGATTGCTAACGAAATTCTGCACCAACGACTGGTACGCAAAAGTGACTACAAAGACTTTGCTGTACTTTATCGCGGTAACCACCAAGCTCGGCTGCTAGAACTCAAATTGCAGCAAAACCGCATCCCGTACATGATCAACGGCGGCACCTCGTTTTTTGCTAAAGCAGAAATTAAAGACGTGATGAGCTATTTAAGGCTGCTTATTAACCCCGATGATGATGCCGCCTTCTTGCGGGTTATTAATACCCCAAGACGCGAAATCGGAGCGGCAACACTGGAAAAACTCAACGAATACGCCAGCATGCGGCAAGTCAGCCTAACCATTGCCAGTGGTGAGATCGGCCTGCAACAGCACCTAAGCGCTCGCGCCAGTGAGCGTTTAACTCGCTTTTGCGATTGGCTACAAAACACCATTAAAAAGCTACACACAGAAGAAAACCCTGTGCTGGTGATTCGCGAAATGATCAGCGACATCAACTACGAAGCTTGGCTTAAGCAAGACAGCACCAGCGATAAAATGGCTGAGAAGCGCCTTGCTAACGTGCATATTCTTATCGATGGCCTGCAATCAATGCTTGAGCGTGGCAACGAAGATGACGACTCTGACTTAGCAGTCGGCGATGCGATTGCCAAACTGGTGCTGCGCGATTTGATGGAACGGCAAGAAGAAGAAAACGATGAAGACGCCGTGCAGCTGATGACCTTGCACGCCTCTAAAGGATTGGAATTTCCCTATGTGTTTATGATGGGGCTGGAGGAAGATATCCTGCCGCACCGCAACTCTATAGAAAGTGGCGACATCGAAGAAGAGCGACGACTCATGTATGTCGGCATTACTCGCGCACAAAAAGCACTGACGCTAACTTATGCGTCTAAGCGCAAGCAATTTGGCGAACTGATCGATTGCACACCGAGTCGTTTTTTAGATGAACTACCCGCAGATGATGTCACCTGGATTGGTGTCGAGAACGGCGCCTCCGATAGCGGCACCGATAATTCAAACACCATCAGCAGCTTACGGGCACTATTAAACAGCTAA
- a CDS encoding DUF1304 domain-containing protein, producing the protein MSLLASIFVALVAIEHAYILILEMFLWTRARTQRVFGLPMELAEKTTVLAANQGLYNGFLSAGLIWSLVHPDALFGEQLQMFFLGCVIVAAAYGSYSVKRSILIVQGLPALIALTLVCLA; encoded by the coding sequence ATGTCTCTTTTAGCCAGCATCTTTGTTGCTCTCGTTGCGATTGAACACGCCTACATTTTAATACTGGAGATGTTTCTCTGGACTCGAGCAAGAACGCAACGCGTTTTCGGTTTGCCGATGGAACTGGCTGAAAAAACCACAGTGTTAGCCGCCAACCAAGGCTTATATAACGGTTTCTTATCGGCAGGTTTAATCTGGAGCCTAGTGCACCCAGATGCTTTGTTTGGCGAACAGCTGCAAATGTTCTTTTTAGGCTGCGTCATTGTCGCTGCTGCTTACGGCAGCTATTCCGTTAAACGCTCAATCCTTATTGTGCAGGGCTTACCTGCATTGATTGCGTTAACTTTGGTCTGCCTCGCCTAA
- a CDS encoding 2-keto-4-pentenoate hydratase: protein MSASTPMTADQISQLSNTIFSARRDNTILDVYPGQPPATLEEAYAVQDLSIKANPDVITGWKIGMVPPEFREQLGAERIMGPAYKSVTHFVGRSHSDDECLQLPVFKGGFIAVEAELVIEIAEDIAPGSVNTADGVEHLVKAVYAGIEIASSPIVDLNDYGPTAIVSDFGNQQGMIIGEKIEDWQSVVPTMEAKTVINGEVISAKPANNVLNGQMSAFAYVIDCAAKRGITLPAGSFILSGATTGVHETVVGAKSTVSFGDMKLNIELVAI from the coding sequence ATGTCTGCTTCTACGCCTATGACCGCTGATCAAATCAGCCAATTATCCAACACCATTTTCAGCGCTCGCCGCGACAACACCATCTTAGATGTTTATCCAGGTCAGCCACCAGCAACACTAGAAGAAGCTTACGCAGTACAAGACCTTTCTATTAAAGCCAACCCTGATGTCATCACTGGTTGGAAGATCGGCATGGTACCTCCTGAGTTCCGTGAGCAACTAGGCGCCGAGCGCATTATGGGTCCTGCCTATAAGAGCGTTACTCACTTTGTTGGCCGTTCACACAGCGATGATGAGTGCTTACAACTGCCTGTATTTAAAGGCGGTTTTATTGCTGTAGAAGCTGAGCTTGTTATTGAAATTGCCGAAGACATTGCACCAGGTAGCGTTAATACTGCCGATGGCGTTGAGCACTTGGTCAAAGCGGTTTACGCCGGTATCGAAATTGCGAGCAGCCCAATTGTTGACCTAAACGATTACGGCCCAACGGCGATTGTCAGTGACTTTGGTAACCAGCAAGGCATGATCATCGGTGAAAAAATTGAAGACTGGCAGAGCGTTGTTCCAACAATGGAAGCGAAGACGGTTATCAACGGTGAAGTGATTAGCGCGAAACCTGCAAATAACGTTTTGAATGGCCAGATGTCAGCTTTTGCCTACGTCATTGATTGTGCTGCAAAGCGCGGCATTACATTACCAGCCGGTAGCTTTATCTTGTCTGGTGCGACAACAGGTGTACACGAAACCGTGGTTGGCGCTAAATCAACGGTCAGCTTTGGTGACATGAAACTAAACATCGAGTTAGTTGCTATCTAA